In Calothrix sp. PCC 7507, one DNA window encodes the following:
- a CDS encoding phage tail sheath subtilisin-like domain-containing protein — protein MPTYLSPGVYVEEIASSSAPIAGVGTSIAAFIGTITTDKSTYNINKVAVEKIGTGDGNKTNFDLSNYPVVTSGFKVYVDKQEQTIGVSLTNDDSTKKSQVVFTTAPKSGEITVDYYQQQSVPAGEIKLITNFSEFKKFFGDFLPATDNQGQSTLAHAVYGFFRNGGTRSYVTWITGESKVAGVLDAFEAIDEITIVAAPGNLALRDDIKDHAEKLGDRIAVLDSEETIDLSKTEDVKKLKPFNSTYAALYFPWIQVFDPASGSNIFVPPSGHIAGVYARVDAQRGVHKAPANETILGALDLKYNLSKAKQDGLNPDGINVIRLLNGNIRVWGARTLGGNANTEFKYVNIRRHFSYLRDSIDKGTQWTVFEPNTPELWAKIRRNISAFLVVEWRKGALFGTTPQEAFYVKCDAETNPPEIRELGQVVTEIGLAVVQPAEFVVFRLSQWADSGK, from the coding sequence ATGCCAACCTATCTCTCTCCAGGTGTTTACGTCGAAGAAATAGCTTCTAGTTCTGCCCCAATTGCCGGAGTGGGAACCAGTATTGCTGCTTTTATTGGGACGATTACAACTGATAAGTCAACCTATAACATTAACAAAGTAGCAGTAGAGAAAATCGGCACTGGGGATGGCAATAAAACCAATTTTGACCTGAGCAACTATCCAGTTGTGACTAGTGGATTTAAAGTCTATGTGGATAAACAAGAGCAAACAATTGGTGTTTCTCTGACAAATGATGATAGTACTAAAAAATCGCAAGTTGTATTTACGACAGCACCTAAATCTGGAGAAATTACCGTTGATTACTATCAACAACAATCAGTCCCAGCGGGGGAAATTAAATTAATCACTAACTTTAGTGAATTTAAGAAATTCTTTGGTGATTTTTTACCTGCTACTGATAATCAAGGACAAAGTACTTTAGCTCATGCCGTTTATGGCTTTTTCAGAAATGGTGGCACACGTAGTTATGTCACCTGGATAACTGGGGAAAGCAAAGTTGCTGGCGTTTTGGATGCGTTTGAAGCTATTGATGAGATTACCATCGTTGCAGCGCCAGGAAACTTAGCCCTGAGGGACGATATCAAAGATCATGCGGAAAAACTAGGCGATCGCATTGCTGTTTTAGATAGCGAAGAAACCATTGATTTGAGCAAAACTGAAGACGTGAAAAAGCTCAAACCCTTCAACTCTACCTATGCCGCCTTGTATTTTCCCTGGATTCAAGTTTTCGATCCCGCAAGTGGTAGTAATATTTTTGTGCCTCCCAGCGGCCATATCGCAGGAGTTTATGCACGAGTTGACGCCCAAAGGGGAGTACACAAAGCCCCTGCCAATGAAACTATTTTGGGAGCATTGGATTTAAAATATAACCTCAGCAAAGCCAAACAAGATGGACTCAATCCTGATGGGATTAACGTCATTCGCTTGTTAAACGGCAATATCCGTGTTTGGGGTGCGCGTACCTTGGGCGGAAATGCCAACACAGAATTCAAATACGTCAACATTCGTCGTCACTTTAGTTATCTGCGAGACTCCATTGATAAAGGAACTCAATGGACAGTTTTTGAACCCAATACCCCGGAACTCTGGGCAAAAATCCGCCGTAATATCAGTGCCTTTTTGGTGGTAGAGTGGCGCAAGGGTGCGTTATTTGGCACAACCCCCCAAGAAGCTTTTTATGTGAAATGCGATGCCGAAACCAACCCCCCAGAAATTCGGGAACTTGGTCAAGTTGTCACAGAAATTGGCCTAGCTGTGGTTCAACCTGCAGAATTCGTGGTTTTCCGTCTCAGTCAATGGGCTGATTCGGGCAAATAG
- a CDS encoding phage tail sheath subtilisin-like domain-containing protein, producing MVTELKIPKIPGVSLTSIVPTPESELLTGVPVFFGLASLKPKPGETPTKKLTLASEPKKLTLATDFQQYFEQIKGYLGDAIKGFFENGGRLCYVIGLAGNSLNLNTLQKGLETSEVLENIDLVCVPDIMLGADGEIMQMQQAILEHCERMGDRFAILDAVNIADLNKLDEQRRGLTSRNGALYAPWLRVENRPKDIPPCGHIAGIYASCDRTIGVHVAPANIRLEGVLDLSFSLTPTEQQQLNPNPGAGVNIIRSLQGRGMRVWGVRTLSPIPEWQYVNVRRLFITFGRWANRNLADTVFEPNAFPLWVRLQRELSVYCESLWQQGALQGAVPEDAFYVKCDAQTNPPENREMGQVIAKVGLAPTIPGEFIQLLLVQSSSGITLT from the coding sequence ATGGTGACTGAGCTAAAAATTCCCAAAATCCCAGGTGTTTCTTTAACCTCTATCGTTCCCACACCAGAATCTGAGTTATTGACAGGTGTGCCGGTGTTCTTTGGTTTAGCATCGCTAAAACCAAAACCAGGAGAAACGCCAACAAAAAAGCTCACCCTAGCAAGCGAACCAAAAAAGCTCACCTTAGCCACTGATTTTCAGCAATATTTTGAGCAAATAAAGGGATATTTGGGAGATGCAATCAAAGGATTTTTTGAAAATGGAGGTCGTCTTTGTTATGTGATAGGTTTAGCAGGCAATAGCCTTAATCTTAATACTCTCCAAAAAGGCTTAGAGACAAGCGAAGTCTTAGAAAATATCGATTTGGTCTGTGTACCCGATATCATGCTTGGTGCCGATGGGGAAATTATGCAGATGCAGCAAGCCATTTTAGAACATTGTGAGCGCATGGGCGATCGCTTTGCCATTCTAGATGCTGTGAATATTGCTGATTTAAACAAACTAGATGAGCAACGCAGAGGACTTACAAGCCGCAATGGCGCATTATATGCACCTTGGCTAAGAGTAGAAAATCGTCCCAAAGACATTCCCCCCTGTGGCCATATTGCTGGGATATATGCAAGTTGCGATCGCACAATCGGAGTACATGTAGCACCTGCTAATATTCGACTAGAAGGAGTACTCGATCTCAGTTTTTCCCTAACACCCACAGAACAACAACAGCTGAATCCGAACCCCGGAGCCGGAGTCAATATTATCCGTAGCTTGCAAGGGCGAGGAATGCGAGTTTGGGGAGTCCGTACCCTCAGTCCCATCCCAGAATGGCAATATGTTAACGTGCGTCGCTTATTTATCACCTTTGGACGCTGGGCGAATCGCAACTTAGCCGACACAGTATTTGAACCCAACGCCTTCCCTTTATGGGTGCGACTGCAAAGGGAATTAAGCGTTTATTGTGAATCACTGTGGCAACAAGGCGCTCTTCAAGGTGCCGTCCCCGAAGATGCATTTTATGTCAAATGCGATGCCCAAACTAACCCCCCTGAAAACCGAGAAATGGGACAGGTAATAGCAAAAGTGGGTTTAGCCCCCACCATTCCAGGGGAATTTATCCAACTTCTACTGGTTCAAAGTAGTAGCGGAATCACACTCACCTAA
- a CDS encoding phage tail protein, whose translation MPTISNPHDPYSGYNFWVEWDGIVHAGFRECNGLTATRKAGTYREGTDKALSQRQIPGLNSYGNITLKRGVTDNQELWEWHKKLQNGETDRRNLSIILADDKGQEKIRWNLENSWPTVWNAPGFNATSDEIAIETLELVHEGITVG comes from the coding sequence ATGCCAACAATTTCTAACCCCCATGACCCCTACAGTGGCTATAATTTCTGGGTTGAGTGGGATGGTATCGTTCATGCTGGGTTCCGCGAATGTAATGGTTTAACAGCGACTCGGAAGGCGGGAACTTATCGAGAAGGAACAGATAAAGCCTTAAGCCAACGTCAAATTCCTGGTCTTAATAGTTATGGCAACATCACCTTAAAACGCGGTGTCACTGACAATCAAGAACTGTGGGAATGGCACAAAAAATTACAAAATGGCGAGACGGATAGACGCAACCTTTCGATTATTTTAGCCGATGACAAAGGACAAGAAAAAATCCGGTGGAATCTAGAAAATAGCTGGCCTACCGTTTGGAATGCTCCAGGTTTTAATGCTACTTCTGATGAAATTGCCATAGAAACTCTAGAACTAGTACATGAAGGTATTACTGTTGGTTAA
- a CDS encoding phage tail protein: MHPKLIALNAALAAGSAASLLGHDPYMAYNFAVEIGGVIVGGFSEVSGFSSEINLESYEEGGLNSYIHKFPKHTTYPNLVLSRGLINIDLFYIWYKATSQGLIQQLNGTIILLNSQQIPVMWWTFKKAYPVKWEGPQFKASSDEIAVERIELVHQGISKL, from the coding sequence ATGCATCCCAAACTTATTGCACTTAATGCAGCTTTAGCCGCAGGTTCAGCGGCTAGTTTACTGGGACACGATCCCTACATGGCTTATAACTTTGCCGTGGAAATTGGCGGAGTTATTGTTGGTGGTTTTAGCGAAGTTAGCGGTTTTAGTAGTGAAATTAATTTGGAATCTTACGAAGAAGGAGGCTTAAATAGCTACATTCATAAATTTCCCAAACATACCACTTATCCCAACTTAGTTTTAAGCCGGGGATTAATCAATATTGATTTGTTTTATATCTGGTATAAAGCAACTAGCCAAGGGTTAATCCAGCAGTTGAATGGTACAATTATCTTGCTTAATAGTCAGCAAATTCCGGTAATGTGGTGGACGTTTAAAAAAGCGTATCCTGTGAAGTGGGAAGGCCCCCAATTTAAAGCTAGTAGCGACGAAATCGCAGTAGAACGCATTGAACTAGTGCATCAAGGAATTTCTAAGTTATAG
- a CDS encoding LysM peptidoglycan-binding domain-containing protein has translation MALEKLTIKAEKSNPGDFADKFKVLFNPNQVQIVKTGWKMEKYGPVASQELAQLSLDLFFDTTLMGFPPENVQNYTRKIFSLTQPRIGKNPKRPPRCQLIWGTISGKDSVLLPDGFLETITKKLTHFLEDGTPVRATLSCTFKEWKEPRKKAKIANPIDDPVRIVKRGETLSTIATEEYGDPALWRIIAAENNLNNPRQLNPGMVLTIPPLRINSLTQRG, from the coding sequence ATGGCGCTAGAAAAATTAACTATTAAAGCAGAAAAAAGTAACCCTGGAGACTTTGCTGATAAATTCAAAGTTCTTTTTAATCCTAATCAAGTGCAAATCGTCAAAACTGGCTGGAAAATGGAAAAATACGGGCCAGTTGCGTCTCAAGAATTAGCTCAACTCAGCCTTGATTTGTTCTTTGACACCACGCTGATGGGATTTCCACCTGAAAATGTCCAAAATTACACTCGCAAAATTTTTAGTTTAACTCAGCCTCGAATTGGCAAAAATCCCAAACGTCCCCCTCGATGTCAACTAATTTGGGGAACTATCTCTGGTAAAGATAGTGTGTTATTACCTGATGGTTTTTTAGAAACTATCACTAAAAAACTGACTCATTTTTTAGAAGATGGTACACCTGTAAGAGCAACGTTAAGCTGCACATTTAAAGAGTGGAAAGAACCAAGAAAAAAAGCAAAAATTGCTAATCCCATTGACGATCCTGTGAGAATCGTAAAACGAGGAGAAACCTTAAGTACTATTGCAACTGAAGAATATGGTGATCCTGCTCTGTGGCGGATAATTGCTGCGGAGAATAACTTGAATAATCCTCGTCAGTTAAATCCAGGAATGGTTTTGACGATTCCTCCTTTACGGATTAATAGCCTGACTCAAAGGGGATAA
- a CDS encoding phage late control D family protein yields MPNDASLLNPNLKILIQGKSLAPDIETDLISVLVSEDLEAPSMFELQLISWDLVKQQITWVDDKIFDVGNEVEIQMGYEQDLKTVMVGEITGLEPEYTQDATPILVVRGHDLRHRLLRGRHTKSFLKMKDSEIVSQVARTRGLTPKVTDSKVKIEYILQHNQTDWEFLQERAGRIGYEVVVDNKTLYFRPHDNTKAKILTLTYGADLQEFSPRLSTMNQIQQLEVRGWIPKDKKEVISKAAAGKEGGTMGGSTSGAKAVKRAFGESNHTIVSQPVSSKAEADQMALGQFQDRAIAYITGEGSCQGNTKLRAGKVIEIAGLGKRFSGLYYLSSVEHLYSRSQGYKTSFNVRRNAT; encoded by the coding sequence ATGCCAAATGACGCTTCCTTACTAAATCCTAATCTCAAAATTTTGATTCAAGGTAAATCTCTGGCTCCAGACATAGAAACTGATTTGATATCGGTTTTAGTATCTGAGGATTTGGAAGCTCCTAGTATGTTTGAGTTGCAATTAATTAGTTGGGACTTAGTAAAACAACAAATAACATGGGTAGATGACAAAATATTTGATGTTGGTAATGAAGTAGAAATTCAGATGGGATATGAACAAGACCTGAAAACTGTGATGGTGGGAGAAATTACGGGATTAGAACCAGAATATACCCAGGATGCAACACCAATATTAGTAGTGCGTGGTCATGATTTACGCCATCGTTTGTTGCGAGGTCGCCACACAAAATCTTTCCTGAAAATGAAGGATAGTGAGATTGTCAGTCAAGTGGCTAGAACTAGGGGACTAACACCAAAAGTCACCGATAGTAAAGTAAAAATAGAATATATTTTGCAGCATAATCAAACAGATTGGGAGTTTTTACAAGAGCGTGCTGGACGCATTGGTTATGAAGTTGTAGTAGATAATAAAACTCTTTATTTTCGTCCTCATGATAATACTAAGGCTAAAATTTTAACTTTAACTTATGGAGCAGATTTACAAGAATTCTCCCCCCGATTAAGCACTATGAATCAGATACAACAGTTAGAGGTGCGAGGGTGGATTCCCAAAGACAAGAAAGAGGTTATAAGTAAGGCGGCAGCAGGGAAAGAAGGCGGAACGATGGGAGGGTCTACTTCTGGTGCTAAAGCAGTCAAAAGAGCTTTTGGTGAATCAAATCATACGATTGTCAGTCAACCTGTATCGAGTAAAGCCGAAGCCGATCAAATGGCATTAGGACAATTTCAAGATAGGGCGATCGCTTACATTACTGGCGAAGGAAGTTGTCAAGGCAATACCAAGTTACGCGCTGGGAAAGTGATTGAAATCGCTGGACTTGGTAAAAGGTTTAGCGGTCTTTATTATCTCAGTAGTGTAGAACATTTATATTCACGCAGTCAGGGATATAAAACTTCATTTAATGTGAGGAGGAACGCCACATGA